One window of the Amycolatopsis mediterranei genome contains the following:
- a CDS encoding AMP-dependent synthetase/ligase gives MTTPSVAEQTEGQTIPRLLHRNAVEYPDLPAITSLDLEGQPTLTWAEFRTAIAEVSRGLAGLGLAAGDRMLIMAPGCPDHIIADLAATHLSAIPCTAYATLSPDQIRFVARHSAAPVVVLGGENELARWRPVLDDLPALRHVVVMDETALPEGDDRFLTLAELRARGREALAADPDSFERSWQEIKPDDPLSMIYTSGTTGDPKGVVLSHRNAVHQAYAVTELHHPPMHATNIAYLPLAHIAERELSIYLPIVWAGHVHTLADPTGVVGALGKVHPQSFFGVPRVWEKMVAGLKNMLAGVPEDRRTALLQANELLQQGYKLRSAGKPVPADLAEKIRQADEAALAPVRALLGLDKVLVASSGAAAIPVEIIYFLAGLGIEICEVWGLSETTGAATSNSGAAFRAGTVGKPLDGVEVKVAEDGELLVRGPIVFLGYLQEDGTIADATDADGWYATGDIGTIDEDGFVTITDRKKELIITSSGKNIAPTRVEGLLKEHPLIGQAVAIGDDRPYVTALIVLDDEIAPGWAAANGVEAAPEDLTDLANHPAVRAELERAVESANSRLARIEQIKRYHVLPKAWTPESGELTPTLKLKRRVINDRYSADIEALYAAAREPAAGA, from the coding sequence TTGACCACCCCGTCCGTCGCCGAGCAGACCGAAGGCCAGACGATCCCGCGGCTGCTGCACCGCAACGCGGTCGAGTACCCGGACCTGCCGGCGATCACCTCGCTCGACCTCGAAGGACAACCGACGCTGACGTGGGCGGAGTTCCGCACCGCGATCGCCGAGGTCTCCCGCGGGCTGGCCGGGCTCGGGCTCGCCGCGGGTGACCGCATGCTGATCATGGCGCCCGGCTGCCCCGACCACATCATCGCCGACCTCGCCGCGACGCACCTGTCCGCGATCCCCTGCACCGCCTACGCCACGCTCAGCCCGGACCAGATCCGGTTCGTCGCGCGGCACAGCGCGGCGCCGGTCGTGGTGCTCGGCGGGGAGAACGAGCTGGCGCGCTGGCGGCCGGTGCTCGACGACCTCCCGGCGCTGCGGCACGTCGTCGTCATGGACGAGACCGCGCTCCCCGAAGGCGACGACCGGTTCCTCACCCTCGCCGAGCTGCGCGCCCGGGGCCGGGAAGCGCTTGCCGCCGACCCGGACTCCTTCGAACGGTCCTGGCAGGAGATCAAGCCGGACGACCCGCTGTCCATGATCTACACCTCCGGCACCACCGGCGACCCGAAGGGCGTGGTGCTCTCGCACCGCAACGCGGTCCACCAGGCGTACGCGGTCACCGAGCTGCACCACCCGCCGATGCACGCGACGAACATCGCGTACCTGCCGCTCGCGCACATCGCCGAGCGGGAGCTGTCGATCTACCTGCCGATCGTCTGGGCGGGGCACGTGCACACCCTGGCCGACCCGACGGGGGTCGTCGGCGCGCTCGGCAAGGTGCACCCGCAGAGCTTCTTCGGCGTCCCGCGCGTGTGGGAGAAGATGGTCGCCGGGCTCAAGAACATGCTCGCCGGCGTCCCGGAGGACCGGCGCACCGCGCTGCTGCAGGCGAACGAGCTGCTGCAGCAGGGCTACAAGCTGCGCAGCGCCGGGAAGCCGGTGCCCGCGGACCTGGCCGAGAAGATCCGGCAGGCCGACGAAGCCGCGCTGGCGCCGGTGCGCGCCCTGCTCGGGCTCGACAAGGTGCTCGTCGCCTCCAGCGGCGCGGCCGCCATCCCGGTGGAGATCATCTACTTCCTGGCCGGTCTCGGCATCGAGATCTGCGAGGTCTGGGGCCTGTCCGAGACGACGGGCGCGGCGACGTCCAACTCCGGCGCGGCGTTCCGCGCGGGCACGGTCGGCAAGCCGCTGGACGGCGTCGAGGTGAAGGTCGCCGAGGACGGCGAGCTGCTGGTGCGCGGCCCGATCGTGTTCCTCGGCTACCTGCAGGAGGACGGCACGATCGCCGACGCCACCGACGCCGACGGCTGGTACGCCACCGGCGACATCGGCACGATCGACGAAGACGGCTTCGTGACGATCACCGACCGCAAGAAGGAACTGATCATCACCTCGAGCGGCAAGAACATCGCGCCGACCCGCGTCGAGGGCCTGCTCAAGGAGCACCCGCTGATCGGCCAGGCCGTCGCGATCGGCGACGACCGCCCGTACGTGACGGCGCTGATCGTGCTGGACGACGAGATCGCGCCCGGCTGGGCCGCGGCGAACGGCGTCGAGGCCGCCCCCGAAGACCTCACCGACCTCGCGAACCACCCGGCGGTCCGAGCCGAGCTGGAACGCGCGGTCGAGTCGGCCAACAGCAGGCTCGCGCGGATCGAGCAGATCAAGCGCTACCACGTGCTGCCGAAGGCGTGGACGCCCGAATCCGGCGAGCTGACCCCGACGCTCAAGCTCAAGCGCCGGGTCATCAACGACCGGTATTCGGCCGACATCGAGGCGCTCTACGCGGCGGCGCGCGAGCCCGCGGCGGGCGCCTAG
- a CDS encoding SDR family NAD(P)-dependent oxidoreductase, giving the protein MDGLMQGKAVVVTGAGRGLGEAFAVHIARAGGAVVVNDVDAELAERTAETIRAHGGRAVASGHSVAEAGEAQEIVDLCVKEFGGIDGLVNNAGLNYEALPWEDDAEQARELVAVNVLGVVNTGLAAIKAMVDAGTGGSIVNISSGASLGQRKLGVYAASKGAVASLTYSWALDLEDVGIRVNAVCPLAHTRMVWKSERSLRACPPDRTPARIAPVVLFLLGDGSDGITGQMIRCNGPQLHIMGQPFLKQPILERPIWDTETVQKAFDEVFSAHLENYGLEKRVPPRLRKWTDTTSPRTA; this is encoded by the coding sequence ATGGACGGGTTGATGCAGGGCAAGGCGGTCGTGGTCACCGGCGCCGGCCGGGGTCTTGGCGAGGCGTTCGCGGTGCACATCGCGCGCGCGGGCGGGGCAGTGGTGGTCAACGACGTCGACGCCGAGCTGGCGGAGCGGACGGCGGAGACCATCCGCGCGCACGGCGGCCGGGCCGTCGCGAGCGGGCACAGCGTGGCGGAGGCGGGCGAGGCGCAGGAGATCGTCGACCTGTGCGTCAAGGAGTTCGGCGGGATCGACGGGCTGGTCAACAACGCGGGGCTGAACTACGAGGCGCTGCCCTGGGAGGACGACGCCGAGCAGGCGCGGGAGCTCGTCGCGGTCAACGTCCTCGGTGTGGTGAACACCGGCCTGGCCGCGATCAAGGCGATGGTCGACGCGGGCACCGGCGGCTCGATCGTCAACATCTCCTCGGGTGCTTCGCTCGGGCAGCGCAAGCTCGGCGTGTACGCGGCGAGCAAGGGCGCGGTCGCGTCCCTGACCTACTCCTGGGCCCTCGACCTCGAGGACGTCGGGATCCGCGTCAACGCCGTCTGCCCGCTCGCGCACACGCGGATGGTGTGGAAGTCCGAACGCTCCCTGCGCGCCTGCCCGCCGGACCGCACGCCGGCGCGGATCGCGCCGGTCGTGCTGTTCCTGCTCGGCGACGGCTCGGACGGCATCACCGGCCAGATGATCCGGTGCAACGGCCCGCAGCTGCACATCATGGGCCAGCCGTTCCTCAAGCAGCCGATCCTCGAGCGCCCGATCTGGGACACCGAGACCGTGCAGAAGGCGTTCGACGAGGTCTTCTCCGCCCACCTGGAGAACTACGGCCTGGAAAAGCGCGTCCCGCCGCGGCTGCGCAAATGGACGGACACGACCTCGCCCCGGACCGCCTAG
- a CDS encoding MFS transporter, whose product MFTRSGDGGDEVTTRATPRLRAVLANREFRALWFAETQSMLGDQLTIVALAILTFDRTGSPLLSAVVYSLTFLPALAGGLGLSQLADRFPRRAVLVTGSFAQAVLIGLMALPGMPMGGLFVLFVLARLANAPGNAAQNALGREVFAADDVYLRSQDLRGITNNTAMLAGLAVGGLLVTTIGTSWALAIDALTFLVAAVAVRLLVLRRPAAGDGGAPWFGAVRQVFGDERLRVLLYLSWLVGLAVIPEGLAAPLAAQLGAGEQAVGWLLAADPLGFVAGTFLLSRFVTTEHRRKLLGVLAALPLAALAAFALRPNLVFALILLALAGATGAYVITVSATFITWVPNDIRGSAGGLYRTGLRVAQGVGVGVGGLVAQALGSAHATIALAGAVGLLLAMPVAFAWRRVGGAEPQAWPS is encoded by the coding sequence ATGTTCACTCGATCGGGGGACGGCGGTGACGAGGTGACAACACGCGCGACACCCCGGCTCCGGGCCGTCCTGGCCAACCGGGAGTTCCGCGCGCTGTGGTTCGCCGAGACGCAGTCGATGCTCGGTGACCAGCTGACCATCGTCGCGCTGGCCATCCTGACCTTCGACCGGACCGGGTCGCCGCTGCTGTCGGCCGTCGTCTACTCCCTGACGTTCCTGCCCGCGCTCGCCGGCGGGCTCGGGCTGTCCCAGCTCGCCGACCGGTTCCCCCGGCGCGCGGTGCTGGTGACCGGCTCGTTCGCGCAGGCCGTGCTGATCGGGCTGATGGCCCTGCCCGGGATGCCGATGGGCGGGCTGTTCGTGCTGTTCGTCCTCGCGCGCCTGGCGAACGCGCCGGGCAACGCGGCGCAGAACGCGCTCGGCCGCGAGGTCTTCGCCGCCGACGACGTCTACCTGCGGAGCCAGGACCTGCGCGGGATCACGAACAACACCGCGATGCTGGCCGGCCTGGCCGTCGGCGGGCTGCTGGTGACCACGATCGGCACCTCGTGGGCGCTGGCGATCGACGCGCTGACGTTCCTGGTGGCCGCCGTCGCCGTGCGGCTGCTGGTGCTGCGCCGGCCCGCCGCGGGCGACGGCGGTGCCCCGTGGTTCGGCGCCGTCCGGCAGGTTTTCGGCGACGAACGGCTGCGGGTGCTGCTCTACCTGTCCTGGCTCGTCGGCCTGGCGGTGATCCCGGAGGGCCTCGCGGCGCCGCTCGCCGCGCAGCTGGGCGCGGGCGAGCAGGCGGTCGGCTGGCTGCTGGCCGCCGATCCGCTGGGCTTCGTGGCCGGGACGTTCCTGCTGTCGCGGTTCGTCACGACCGAGCACCGCCGCAAGCTGCTCGGCGTGCTCGCCGCGCTGCCGCTGGCCGCGCTGGCGGCGTTCGCGCTGCGGCCGAACCTGGTGTTCGCGCTGATCCTGCTCGCGCTGGCCGGCGCGACGGGCGCGTACGTCATCACGGTGTCGGCCACGTTCATCACGTGGGTGCCGAACGACATCCGGGGCAGCGCGGGCGGCCTGTACCGGACCGGGCTGCGGGTCGCGCAGGGCGTGGGCGTCGGCGTGGGCGGGCTGGTCGCGCAGGCGCTGGGGTCCGCGCACGCGACCATCGCGCTCGCGGGCGCGGTGGGACTGCTGCTGGCCATGCCGGTGGCGTTCGCCTGGCGCCGGGTGGGCGGGGCGGAGCCGCAAGCCTGGCCGTCGTGA
- a CDS encoding sensor domain-containing diguanylate cyclase produces MHPGPDGDAGAPGEPGGEQAARAAASQNRGAAEPDVTTGTPATTTSGFPATARAHHAYWPGNWALWRRRPVQVAFMLVAEAVAVTVLAVSFARSPIPSGNDWINFAILAAGATVHIQLTQRQEERRRDRTKTVLIDLTAVWTFSAAMILPVPLTLFVIAVIRLQHWFIARRPAHNFIFSSITHGLAGALAHLTYTALGPHLLGRPGWGDFLREFGTIVVTGAIYEAIQIAYVGGVLLLGSPAGRTVRNVLGSPADNMLEAITIGLGAVTAILLAAVPPMVAVMAVVTVVFNRLAELDQLQNDVRTDPKTGILNMRGWSEAAERALERTSRSGDQLALLMVDLDHFKWINDTYGHPAGDDVLRTVAQTLDEVTRPSDLVGRFGGEEFLILLPDIDEDATWDAAERIRIAIAKLHMVTTDKRGDPATIADRTTSIGVARHPRHGDTLERLLQSADAAVYLAKENGRDQVCFAPDTVTPPAGR; encoded by the coding sequence TTGCATCCAGGACCGGACGGGGACGCGGGCGCGCCGGGCGAACCAGGCGGTGAGCAGGCGGCGCGGGCGGCGGCGTCCCAAAACCGCGGCGCCGCGGAACCGGACGTGACCACAGGTACGCCCGCGACCACGACCAGTGGCTTCCCGGCGACCGCCCGGGCCCACCACGCGTACTGGCCGGGCAACTGGGCGCTCTGGCGCCGCCGGCCGGTGCAGGTCGCCTTCATGCTGGTGGCCGAAGCCGTCGCGGTGACCGTTCTCGCCGTGTCGTTCGCACGCTCGCCGATTCCGTCCGGAAACGACTGGATCAATTTCGCGATTCTGGCCGCGGGTGCCACCGTCCACATTCAACTGACCCAGCGCCAGGAAGAACGACGGCGCGACCGGACCAAAACGGTGCTGATCGACCTCACCGCCGTGTGGACGTTTTCCGCCGCGATGATACTGCCGGTACCGCTCACCCTTTTCGTCATCGCCGTGATCCGGCTGCAGCACTGGTTCATCGCGCGGCGGCCCGCCCACAACTTCATTTTCTCGTCCATCACGCACGGCCTCGCCGGCGCGCTCGCCCACCTCACCTACACGGCACTCGGGCCGCACTTGCTCGGCCGGCCGGGCTGGGGCGACTTCCTCCGCGAGTTCGGCACCATCGTCGTCACCGGAGCCATCTACGAAGCGATCCAGATCGCGTACGTGGGCGGGGTCCTGCTACTCGGATCCCCCGCCGGGCGCACGGTTCGTAACGTGCTGGGCAGCCCGGCCGACAACATGCTCGAAGCGATCACCATCGGCCTCGGCGCGGTGACCGCGATCCTGCTCGCCGCCGTCCCGCCGATGGTGGCGGTGATGGCCGTGGTCACCGTGGTCTTCAATCGCCTCGCGGAACTCGATCAGCTCCAGAACGACGTCCGGACGGACCCGAAAACGGGCATTCTCAACATGCGTGGCTGGTCGGAGGCGGCCGAACGGGCTCTTGAACGGACCTCCCGATCGGGTGATCAGTTGGCGCTGCTGATGGTCGATCTGGACCACTTCAAGTGGATTAACGACACCTATGGACATCCGGCGGGCGACGACGTGCTGCGCACCGTCGCGCAAACGCTCGACGAAGTGACCAGACCGAGCGACTTGGTCGGCCGTTTCGGCGGCGAGGAATTCCTGATTCTGCTGCCGGACATCGACGAAGACGCGACGTGGGACGCCGCCGAGCGCATCCGCATCGCGATCGCCAAGCTGCACATGGTGACCACGGACAAGCGCGGCGACCCGGCAACCATCGCCGACCGGACGACGTCGATCGGCGTGGCCCGCCACCCCCGCCACGGCGACACCCTCGAGCGCCTCCTCCAGTCCGCCGACGCGGCGGTCTACCTGGCGAAGGAGAACGGCCGCGACCAGGTCTGCTTCGCCCCGGACACGGTCACACCCCCAGCCGGACGGTGA
- a CDS encoding phospholipase A2 has protein sequence MPAPTDPPRTRRPWSTSGWLLLVLLVVFAFGLIASRPPSPPDQGPPTGDVLAAQNAIEALVHPGPHPDALARLPKDFTALSGVTPGSLPARDGTVRAVHVDGGCSTPWGDDNTKWDYSVPCKAHDLGYDLLRYADRKGHPLGPEVREALDDRLSYDMHHACDLNPMNSALTCRVVASLYSAGLVVNSWHQRWGPPVGDPIGPMVAGVLVIGCLLVFRLRGWLRARREPRAPVPVTAPAEVGRWALLGAGGVVLLLLGESVTALAHWAGAPEAALWPLTWLAQLAPLIYFAGGHANAAGWRAEQEAGGGYRHYLAERASPLLRPALIFAVVALLTPLALELLGSPAGTTATVMRIALHPLWLLGVYLLTIVCAPPLLALHRRAPVPAAAGLLAAVAVGELAASWSGSPLPRYAATFAIALLAQQLAFAHADGVRPARRLFAAAAAAGVAGLAGVSVLRGGPPVLLGSPGAPAAFSAPPWGVLLLGLVQLGVLGLLARPLGRLGDRPGIARACRFVLRAPMSLYLAFLAAMLLLVAVVYLPGRIADGLSWLIRPRTLVAVGLLAVPATLVFWWFERHTHGVRAPRAADHPGRRTAVLTRAAAGLGIGYATLGVFGFALTRFGGVAADADLLGLRLDPIQSLVHLLLGVFLLHTIRIGAGAATGTWLATALACAPSLLFAADGSTPGFLGVTLHAVTAAFALLAAAGTLIPGQPPANVTS, from the coding sequence ATGCCGGCACCGACCGATCCGCCACGCACCCGCCGACCCTGGTCGACGTCCGGGTGGCTGCTGCTGGTCCTGCTGGTCGTCTTCGCGTTCGGGCTGATCGCCTCGCGCCCGCCGTCCCCGCCGGACCAGGGGCCGCCGACCGGTGACGTGCTGGCCGCGCAGAACGCCATCGAGGCGCTGGTCCACCCCGGCCCGCACCCCGACGCGCTCGCCCGGCTGCCGAAGGACTTCACCGCGCTCAGCGGCGTCACCCCGGGGTCGCTGCCGGCCCGCGACGGCACGGTCCGCGCCGTGCACGTCGACGGCGGCTGCTCGACGCCGTGGGGCGACGACAACACGAAGTGGGACTACTCCGTGCCGTGCAAGGCCCACGACCTGGGCTACGACCTGCTCCGGTACGCCGACCGCAAGGGCCACCCGCTCGGCCCCGAGGTCCGGGAGGCCCTGGACGACCGCCTGTCCTACGACATGCACCACGCCTGCGACCTCAACCCGATGAACTCGGCGCTCACCTGCCGGGTCGTCGCCTCCCTCTACTCGGCCGGGCTGGTCGTCAACTCGTGGCACCAGCGCTGGGGCCCGCCGGTCGGCGACCCGATCGGCCCGATGGTCGCCGGGGTGCTGGTGATCGGCTGCCTGCTGGTCTTCCGGCTGCGCGGCTGGCTGCGGGCCCGCCGCGAGCCGCGGGCGCCCGTGCCCGTCACCGCCCCGGCGGAGGTCGGCCGGTGGGCCCTGCTGGGCGCCGGCGGGGTCGTCCTGCTGCTGCTCGGCGAATCGGTGACGGCGCTCGCGCACTGGGCCGGCGCCCCCGAGGCGGCGTTGTGGCCGCTCACCTGGCTCGCCCAGCTCGCCCCGCTGATCTACTTCGCCGGCGGCCACGCCAATGCGGCCGGCTGGCGCGCCGAGCAGGAGGCCGGCGGCGGCTACCGCCACTACCTGGCCGAACGCGCGAGCCCGCTGCTGCGCCCGGCGTTGATCTTCGCGGTCGTCGCGCTGCTGACGCCGCTCGCGCTCGAACTGCTCGGCAGCCCGGCCGGGACCACGGCGACGGTGATGCGGATCGCGCTGCACCCGCTCTGGCTGCTCGGTGTCTACCTGCTGACGATCGTGTGCGCGCCCCCGCTGCTGGCCCTGCACCGCCGGGCGCCGGTGCCCGCGGCCGCCGGGCTGCTCGCCGCGGTCGCCGTCGGCGAGCTGGCCGCGAGCTGGTCCGGTTCGCCGCTGCCGCGCTACGCGGCGACGTTCGCCATCGCCCTGCTCGCCCAGCAGCTCGCCTTCGCCCACGCCGACGGCGTCCGCCCGGCGCGACGGCTGTTCGCCGCGGCCGCCGCGGCCGGCGTCGCGGGCCTCGCCGGGGTGAGCGTCCTGCGGGGCGGGCCACCCGTCCTGCTCGGCAGCCCGGGCGCGCCCGCCGCCTTCTCCGCCCCGCCGTGGGGCGTGCTGCTGCTCGGCCTCGTCCAGCTGGGCGTGCTCGGGCTGCTGGCCCGCCCGCTCGGCAGGCTCGGCGACCGGCCAGGCATCGCCCGCGCCTGCCGGTTCGTCCTGCGCGCGCCGATGAGCCTCTACCTGGCGTTCCTCGCCGCGATGCTGCTGCTGGTCGCCGTCGTGTACCTGCCCGGCCGGATCGCCGACGGGCTGAGCTGGCTGATCCGGCCGCGCACGCTGGTCGCGGTCGGGCTGCTCGCGGTGCCCGCCACGCTGGTCTTCTGGTGGTTCGAACGACACACCCACGGCGTCCGGGCCCCGCGGGCGGCCGACCACCCCGGCCGCCGGACGGCGGTGCTCACCCGGGCCGCGGCCGGGCTCGGGATCGGCTACGCGACGCTGGGTGTGTTCGGCTTCGCGCTGACCCGCTTCGGCGGGGTCGCCGCCGACGCCGACCTGCTCGGCCTGCGGCTCGACCCGATCCAGAGCCTGGTGCACCTGCTGCTCGGGGTCTTCCTGCTGCACACGATCCGGATCGGGGCCGGCGCGGCGACCGGCACATGGCTGGCCACGGCGCTCGCCTGTGCGCCCTCGCTGCTGTTCGCCGCCGACGGCAGCACGCCCGGCTTCCTCGGCGTCACGCTGCACGCGGTGACGGCCGCGTTTGCGCTGCTGGCCGCCGCGGGCACCCTCATCCCGGGGCAGCCACCGGCGAACGTGACGTCCTGA
- a CDS encoding LCP family protein, with protein MDHPPRNGQGGRRPARPWQDEPGRDDARRSSPPRRPAPRREPADARRAAPSASRRPEPRPAPRAGRNSFRGAKIALAVVSLLVVGLTGYAWAAMQGLVNGLNYTNVINDGGGGDKPADGARDILLVGLDSRTDAQGNPLPREVLDELRAGDADGELNTDSLIFVHIPNDGSKAVAISLPRDTYVDIPGGYGKHKINSAYARAMLTARKDLQKKGVTDPKELDVQANQAGARELIETVQNLTGSTIDNYAAVNLLGFSEITKAVGGVDVCLNNTVKDEYSGANFTKGQHTISGVEALEFVRQRHGLPNGDLDRVVRQQVFMAGMARKVLSAGTLTNPGKLNDLIDAIKKSVVLSQHWDIFGFAQQMKGLTGGQLEFRTIPVKNIDYKTPEDGSAIQVDPTAVKQFVQGLAGPQPGESAPPAQQADPANKATTVDVRNASGRTGLAAGVAKTLESKGFTSGDTSNATSRKTTVIWVPKGGKDKGQAVATALGGSPTIQEDKSVAAGHVTVFLGADYQGTTSDAGSGAGAPGATSQAATPPPAGADEEKPITAEGVPCVN; from the coding sequence GTGGACCACCCGCCTCGGAACGGGCAAGGCGGCCGTCGCCCGGCCCGGCCCTGGCAGGACGAGCCAGGCCGCGACGATGCCCGGCGCAGCAGCCCGCCGCGCCGCCCGGCACCGCGCCGCGAGCCGGCGGACGCCCGCCGCGCCGCCCCGTCGGCGTCCCGCCGCCCGGAGCCGCGCCCGGCCCCGCGCGCCGGCCGCAACTCCTTCCGCGGCGCGAAGATCGCGCTGGCCGTCGTCTCGCTGCTGGTGGTGGGCCTGACCGGGTACGCCTGGGCGGCCATGCAGGGCCTGGTCAACGGGCTCAACTACACGAACGTGATCAACGACGGCGGCGGTGGCGACAAGCCCGCCGACGGCGCCCGCGACATCCTGCTGGTCGGCCTCGACAGCCGCACCGACGCCCAGGGCAACCCCCTGCCGCGCGAGGTGCTCGACGAGCTGCGCGCCGGCGACGCCGACGGCGAGCTCAACACCGACTCGCTGATCTTCGTGCACATCCCCAACGACGGCAGCAAGGCCGTCGCGATCTCGCTGCCGCGCGACACCTACGTCGACATCCCCGGCGGCTACGGCAAGCACAAGATCAACTCGGCGTACGCGCGGGCGATGCTGACGGCCCGCAAGGACCTGCAGAAGAAGGGCGTCACCGACCCGAAGGAGCTCGACGTCCAGGCCAACCAGGCCGGGGCGCGGGAGCTGATCGAGACCGTCCAGAACCTCACCGGGTCGACCATCGACAACTACGCCGCGGTGAACCTCCTCGGCTTCAGCGAGATCACCAAGGCCGTCGGCGGCGTCGACGTCTGCCTCAACAACACCGTCAAGGACGAGTACTCCGGCGCGAACTTCACCAAGGGGCAGCACACGATCTCCGGCGTCGAAGCCCTCGAGTTCGTCCGGCAGCGCCACGGCCTGCCCAACGGCGACCTCGACCGCGTCGTGCGCCAGCAGGTGTTCATGGCCGGCATGGCGCGCAAGGTGCTCTCGGCCGGCACGCTGACCAACCCCGGCAAGCTCAACGACCTGATCGACGCGATCAAGAAGTCGGTCGTGCTCAGCCAGCACTGGGACATCTTCGGGTTCGCCCAGCAGATGAAGGGCCTGACCGGCGGCCAGCTCGAGTTCCGCACCATCCCGGTGAAGAACATCGACTACAAGACCCCCGAAGACGGCTCGGCCATCCAGGTCGACCCCACCGCGGTGAAGCAGTTCGTGCAGGGGCTCGCCGGGCCGCAGCCGGGTGAGTCGGCCCCGCCCGCCCAGCAGGCCGATCCCGCCAACAAGGCGACCACGGTCGACGTCCGGAACGCTTCCGGGCGCACCGGCCTCGCGGCGGGCGTCGCCAAGACCCTCGAGAGCAAGGGCTTCACCTCCGGCGACACGTCCAACGCCACCTCGCGCAAGACCACGGTGATCTGGGTGCCGAAGGGCGGCAAGGACAAGGGCCAGGCCGTCGCGACCGCGCTGGGCGGCTCGCCGACGATCCAAGAGGACAAGAGCGTGGCCGCGGGCCACGTGACGGTGTTCCTCGGCGCCGACTACCAGGGCACGACGTCCGACGCGGGCTCGGGCGCCGGTGCCCCGGGAGCGACGTCGCAGGCCGCGACACCCCCGCCGGCCGGCGCCGACGAGGAGAAACCGATCACCGCCGAGGGCGTTCCCTGCGTGAACTGA
- a CDS encoding helix-turn-helix domain-containing protein: protein MLIDAEEYQRILGDELRKLRRSRGWTRKELNQHLQSEISLQTLATYELGTRQCSVVRLVELCVAMDELPQDLLAKVHRRVFLDEPGRVRVDLRKVVADAPPDLWPLRRWAEDRLRQAGEQGGGEIALDLPALERMAELCGMPTVDLIAHLRRYTSR, encoded by the coding sequence GTGCTGATCGACGCTGAGGAGTACCAGCGGATCCTCGGAGACGAGCTCCGCAAGCTCCGGCGCAGCCGAGGGTGGACGCGCAAGGAGCTGAACCAGCACTTGCAGAGCGAGATCTCGCTGCAGACGCTGGCCACCTACGAGCTGGGCACCAGACAGTGCTCCGTCGTGCGCCTGGTCGAGCTGTGCGTCGCGATGGACGAACTGCCCCAGGACCTGCTGGCCAAGGTGCACCGCCGGGTGTTCCTGGACGAGCCCGGGCGGGTCCGCGTCGACCTGCGGAAGGTCGTCGCCGACGCCCCGCCCGACCTGTGGCCGCTGCGCCGCTGGGCCGAGGACCGGCTGCGGCAGGCCGGCGAGCAGGGCGGCGGCGAGATCGCCCTCGACCTGCCCGCGCTCGAGCGGATGGCCGAGCTGTGCGGGATGCCGACCGTCGACCTGATCGCCCACCTCCGCCGCTACACCTCCCGCTGA